The Streptomyces sp. NBC_00597 DNA segment CCGCGGTCGGCGGGGTGGGCACCTTGTACGTCTCAAGGATGGTGCCCTCTTCGTCGACCACGCCGGCCGCGATCTTCGTGCCGCCGATGTCGACGCCGATGGTGAGTCCCATTAGTCCCTCGGTTTCCGGTCAAACCCCGCCACGGCCAACGGTACCCGAGGGCAGCAGGGTCTCAGTCGAGATCGATCCGCTGCGCGGGGCCGCTACCGCCCTCGTCGCGCGGATCGGAATGATCGCCGGAGGGCCGGTCCGAGGGTCCCGGGGCGGGTTCGTCGCGGGTCCAGCGTCGCTCGTGGCCCTCGACGGCCGAGCGGTACGCGGCGAGCAGCTCGGATCCAGCGGCCGCGAGGTGGTCGAAGACCTCGGGATTGCGCTCGACGACGGGCTTCGCGGCGGACTTCGCCTGGTTGACGAACTGGCGTACCGCGCCCTGGGCGGCGGCGCCGAGCAACGGATTGTTCAGCCCGGAGACCTTGTCGGCGACGGCCTCGAACAGTTTGAACAGTTCCTCTGCGGCGGTCCCGGTCCCGGCGTCGGCGCCGCCCTGCCGGGCCCTGCGGCGTTCCTGCTCCGCGGCGAGGTCCTCGGCACAGGCCTTGGCCCAGGCGTCTTCGTCGGTGGGACGGTCGGTGGCCTCGCTCATGGCGGACTCTCCTGCGGCAGCTGCTGGACGTGCGGGTGCGTACTACCTTCGACGTTACCCGAACGGGGGTACGCGGTTCAGGGCCTGCGGGGCCACAGGTCCGGGTCCGGGGTGAAGCGGATGCGCAGCTCCCCGTCGGCGAGGGCGGCTCCGGACACCGTGCAGCGGCGCAGCGCCGAGGGCAGCGGAACGATCCTGCGGTACGGGCCGGCCGCGAGCAGCAGCTCGTCTCCGCGCCGCACCAGGTCGAGGTCCCCCTTGTGGGCGCCGGGCAGCGCCACCACCCAGACGAGTACCCCGTCGCCGGCGAGGCGGTCCTCGACCGGCCATGCCCGGCGGGCCGGGGACGCCGGCGCGGGAACCCCCGGAGCGAGCGCCTCCGCGCCGGGGAGCCGGGTCAGGTCATCGGGTCCCAGGGGGTCCCGCCCGAGGTGGCCGAGCGCGAGCACGGGCGTGTCGCCGGCCCACTGGGCGGCGTACTTCTCCTGCTGGGCGGCGAGCCCGGCCAGCCAGGGGTCGGGCGAGCCCTGCGGCACCATCCGGTTGGCGACGATCCCGCCGACCGGGAGCTGTTCGAGGGCGAGGCCGAGCAGTCCGGTCCGCAGCGCGGCATCGGCGCCCGGTCCCGGCTCGGCGACCAGCCGGAGCGAGGTGCCGGCGGACTCCACGACGGCCTGGACGGCAGCCAGCTCCTCGTCCCAGCGCGCGGCGGCCTCGTACAGCCACTGCGCGGGCATGGGTACGCCGGCCAGCTGGGCCAGTACGGGCCGCAGGGCGCGGGCCGCCTGCCGCTCGGCCGGGAGCAGCCGGGCCAGGTAGCGGCGCAGCTGGGCGGGGAGGGCGAGGGTGGCCACGGTCTGGTGCAGCGGGGGCATGTCGACGACGACGAGGTCGACGCCGGGTGCGCCGGCGGCCCGGCGCAGGGCGCGCAGCAGGGCGAACTGTTCGGCGCCGGGCAGTTCGGTGAGCTCCTCGCCCCCCAGCGGCCGGGCCCCGACCATGCCGAGCAAGGCGGATCCGCGCTCCTGGAGGGCCACGAGCTCCTCGCGGAACTCCTCGCCGGAGTCCACGCGGGCCACGAGGACCCCGCCGGCGGGTACGGCGGTCAGTCCCGGCGCGACCTGGACGGGTTGCCCGGTGGGCTCTCCGACCAGTGCGGCCAGGGGGTCGCCCGGGTCTCCGGAGAGCAGCAGCACGCGCTGCCCGGTCCGTGCGGCGGCGAGGGCCGTGGCCGCGGCCACGGTGGTCCGACCGGCCCCGCCGGGGCCGGTGATCAGCAGTGTGTGCATGGTGCAGGTGCTCCTCGTGCGCACCGGCGGAGCCGGGCTCCGTCCGGACCCGGGGTCGTGCCCCGACCCCGCGCCTCAGGCCGATTCGGTGGATTCGACGCGCTTCTTCAGGCCGGCCAGGGCGCGGTCGATGATGACCTTCTCGGCCTTGCGCTTGATCATGCCGAGCATCGGGATCTTGACGTCCACGGTCAGCTGGTAGGTGACCTCGGTGCGCTTGCCGCCTTCGAGGGGGGCGAGCCGGTAGGACCCGTCGAGCTGGCGCAGCATCTGCGACTTGTCCAGGGTCCAGCTGACCTCGTCCGCGCCCTTCCAGCTGTAGGCGAGGGTGTGGTCGTCCTTGATCGCGCCCGCGTCGAGCAGCAGCCGGACCTTTTCCGCGCGGCCCTCGGCGTCCGTGGCGAGCACCTCGGCCTCCTTCACCTCGCCGGTCCACTCGGGGTAGCGGGCGAAGTCGGCGATCACGGCCATCACGTCGGCCGGCGCCGCCTCGATCGTGATGCAGGAGCTGGTGTGTTCGGCCATGGCGGTCGCCCCTCCAGGGAGTGTTCGAGGAAGTGTGCGGCCCAGGGCCGCCGCGTGCAGGCTACCGTGCGTGCGGAGGTCACCACTCCAGGGCCCAGGGCCTTCCGGTGGCGGCGAAGTGCCCGACGTTCACGCATTCCGTGCCGCCGATCCTCATCCGCCGGGCGAGCGGCTGGTGCACGTGCCCGAACAGCGCGTACCGCGGGCGGGTCCGCCGGATCGCCGCGAGCAGGGCCTCACTGCCCCGCTCGAAGCGGCGCGCGACCGTGTCGTAGCAGAGCTCCGGCACCTCAGGCGGGATGTGCGAGCACAGCACGTCCACTTCGCCGAGCGCCTCGACCTTGGCTGCGTACTCCTCCTCGTCCACCTCGTACGGGGTGCGCATCGGGGAGGGCAGTCCGCCGCCGACGAAGCCGAAGACGCGGCCGCCGATCTCCACCCGCTGCCCGTCGAGGACGGTGGTGCCGGGGCCTGCGTACTCGGACCACAGACCCGGGATGTCGACATTGCCGTAGGTGGCGTACGTGGGGTGCGGGAACGCGGCGAACATCTCGGCGTACTGGCGGCGCACGGCGCCCTCGATCAGTTGTTCCCGGTCCAGGCCGGCCCACAGCCGCCGGCCGAAGTCGCGGGCCTCGTCGAAGCGCCGCGCGGTGCGCAGCTCCACGATCCGATCGGCGTTCTCGACGCCGAACAGGTCGGGGAAGATGCCGCGGGAGTGGTCGGCGTAGTCGAGGAAGAGCACGAGGTCGCCGAGGCAGATCAGTGCGTCGGCGCCGTCCCCGGCCCGGGCGAGCGCCTCCGCATTGCCGTGGACGTCGCTGACGACATGGACCCGCGTACTGCTCTTCCTGCCACCCATGCGCTCCACCCTAGGGGGGCCCGGGAACGGCGGGTAGAGGGGGTGGCACAGCCGGCCTACCTGCGGTTACTTCCGAGTCTTCAAGGGGGTCGACTACTGTCGGCATGGCACGGCCGTGTCATGTGACGCACGGAACATCTGGCCGGTTCCCTCTATCCGGAACCCACTACCGGTGGGTAACGTCCGGTCGGTCCACATGGTGGCGATGGCGCCCAGAGGAGCAGCAGTCTTGCGCGAGTTCAGCCTTCCGGCCCTGTACGAGGTCCCGTCGGACGGGAACCTGACGGATCTCATCCGCCGCAATGCCGCGCAGCATCCCGACACCGCGGTCATGGCCCGCAAGGTCGACGGCCGGTGGCAGGACGTGACGGCGACCGAGTTCCTCGCCGAGGTGCGCGCCACCGCCAAGGGCCTGATCGCGGCCGGTGTCCGGCCCGGCGACCGCGTCGCGCTCATCTCCCGCACCCGCTACGAGTGGGTGCTCTTCGACTTCGCGATCTGGAGCGCGGGCGGCGTCACCGTCCCCGTGTACGAGACCAGCTCGCCCGAGCAGATCCAGTGGATCCTCGGCGACTCCGGCGCGGTCGCCGTCGTCGTCGAGAGCCCGGGGCACAGTGCGGCCGTGGCCTCGCTGCGCGACCGGCTGCCGGAGCTGCGCGAGGTCTGGGAGATCGAGCAGGGCGCGCTCGCGACGCTGAAGGCCGCCGGTGCGGACGTCGCCGACGCCGAGGTCGACGCGCGCAGCTCGCTGGCGAACGCCGACGACCCGGCCACCATCGTCTACACCTCGGGCACCACGGGCCGCCCCAAGGGCTGCGTGCTGACCCACCGCAACTTCTTCGCCGAGTGCGGCAACGTGGTGGAGCGCCTGAGCCCGCTGTTCCGCACCGGCGAGTGTTCCGTCCTGCTCTTCCTGCCGGCCGCGCACGTCTTCGGGCGCCTCGTGGAGGTGGCGGCCGTACTGGCGCCGATCCGCCTGGGCTGCGTACCGGACATCAAGAACCTCACCGACGAGCTGCAGTCCTTCCGGCCCACGCTGATCCTCGGCGTCCCGCGGGTCTTCGAGAAGGTCTACAACTCGGCGCGCGCCAAGGCCCAGGCCGACGGCAAGGGCAAGATCTTCGACGCGGCGGCCGAGACGGCGATCGCGTACAGCCGTGCGCTGGACAACCCGGGCGGCCCGTCGTTCGGGCTGAAGCTCAAGCACAAGATCTTCTCGAAGCTGGTCTACAGCAAGCTGCACACGGTCCTCGGCGGGCGCGGCGAGTACGCGATCTCCGGCGGCGCCCCGCTGGGCGAGCGGCTCGGCCACTTCTTCCGCGGCATCGGCTTCACGGTCCTGGAGGGCTACGGCCTCACCGAGTCGTGCGCGGCCACGGCCTTCAACCCGTGGGACCGTACGAAGATCGGTACGGTCGGCCAGCCGCTGCCGGGCTCCGTGGTGCGCATCGCCGACGACGGCGAGGTGCTGCTGCACGGCGAGCACATCTTCAAGGAGTACTGGAAGAACGAGACGGCGACCGCGGAGGCGCTGACCGACGGCTGGTTCCACACCGGCGACGTCGGCACCCTCGACGAGGACGGTTACCTCGCGATCACCGGGCGCAAGAAGGAGCTCATCGTCACGGCGGGCGGCAAGAACGTGGCCCCCGCGGTGATCGAGGACCGGATCCGGGCGCACGCGCTGGTCGCGGAGTGCATGGTGGTCGGCGACGCGAGGCCGTTCGTGGCCGCACTGGTCACGATCGACGAGGAGTTCCTGGGTCGCTGGGCCGTGGAGAACGGCAAGCCGGCCGGGGTCACGGCGGCGGAGCTGCGCGAGGACGCGGACCTCATCGCCGCCGTCCAGAAGGCCGTGGACGACGGCAACGCGGCGGTTTCCAAGGCGGAATCGGTGCGGAAATTCCGCATTCTGCCCTCCCAGTTCACGGAGGAGTCGGGTCACATCACGCCCTCGCTGAAGCTGAAGCGGAACGTGGTGGCGAAGGACTTCGCGGACGAGATCGAGGCCCTGTACCGGGGCTGATCCCGGATGGCCTGCGCCCCGCGGCCGGAGGCCGCGGATCAGCGCGGGTCGGCGAGGATCCGCTCCATGTTCCGCTCGGCGAGCGCGGTGATGGTGACGAACGGGTTCACCCCGAGCGAGCCCGGGACCAGGGAGCCGTCGACGACGTACAGCCCCTGGTAGCCCTTGACGCGGCCGTAGTCGTCGGTCGCGTCGCCCAGGACGCAGCCGCCGAGCGGGTGGTACGTGAAGTTGTCGGCGAAGTTCTTGTTGTCGCCGAACAGGTCGTACCGGTAGATGGTGAAATTGGCCCGGTTGATCCGGTCGAAGAGGCACTTGGCGGCCTGCACGGACGGGGTGTTCTGGTCCCGCCGCCAGTTGAGCCGCGCCGAGTCGCTCGCGGCGTCGTAGGTGAAGTGCCCGCGCTCCGGGTTCTTGGTGATGGCCAGGTACATCGAGATCCAGTGCTCGAAGCCCATCGGCAGCGGGGCGATCTCGGCGAACACCGGGTTGGCGGCGTTGTCCCAGTCGTCGATGCCCAGGGCGGGCATGGTGGCCTGGTTGGCGCCGACCGTGTCCCAGAGGTGGTTGGCCCGGGCGGTCATCACGTTGCCGTTGTGGCCCCAGCCGAGCCCGACCTTCTCGCTGAGCGCGGGCAGGGTGCCGCGCTCGCGGGCGCGCAGCAGGATCTCGGTGGTGCCGAGGCTGCCGGCGCCGAGGAAGAGCTGGTTGCAGCCGAGTTCCCTGACCTGGGTGACCTTTCCCGTCAGATCGCTGGTCCGCACCGTGAGCACGTAGCCCCCGGCCGGGTCCTGGCGGACGCCGACGACGCGCTGCATGGTCTCGATGGTGACGTTGCCCGTGCCGATCGCGGCCGCGAGGTAGGTCTTGTCGACGCTCTTCTTGCCGTGGTTGTTGCCGTAGATGACCTCGCCGGCCAGCGCCGAGCGGGTGGCGGTGCCCGCGGCTTCGCGCTGCATGTACGAGAAGTCGTACACGTTGGGCACGAAGGTGGTCTTCAGGCCGGTGTTCTGGGCGTGCTTGCGGGAGATCCGGGCGAAGCGGTACCACTCCGTGGACTCGAACCAGCCCGGGTCGATGTCGTTGACCCCGAGCGCGGCGCGGGCGCGCGGGTAGTAGGTGCCGTACATCTCGTCGGCGTCGACCTGGGGCAGCACCTCGGAGAAGTAGGAGCGGCGCGGGGTCGGCGCCATTCCGCCGTTGACGAGGGAGCCGCCGCCGACGCCGCGGCCGACGTACACGGACATGTCGCCGTAGTTCACCCGGTCGAGGACGCCGGGGTAGGAGCTGATGTTCCGGTTGACGACGTCGAGCCACAGGAACTGGGCGAGCGGGGCCTCGGTGCGGGTGCGGAACCACATGGAGCGCTGGTCAGGCGCGGAGGTGGAGGGGAAGACCTTGCCGTCCGGGCCCGGGGTGTTCCAGAGCCGGCCCATTTCGAGGACGACGGTCCGTACGCCGGCCTGCCCGAGCCGGAGGGCGGCGACGGCCGAGCCGTAGCCGGAGCCCACGACGATGGCGGGCGCGTATTGCGCGGCGGGGGGCTCGGCGGCGGCGGCCGATTGGAGCCCTATGCGGGTGAAGCCGAGGGCCGCGGCGGTCTGGAGGGCGCCGATGCCCAAGAAGTGACGGCGCGTCAGCTGAGGTGTCATGGCCGCATCATGGGCGGAATCCGGCCGTCCACCCAGAGGCGGTGTTGACAGACTTCTGAGGGACAGTCAGACATGGCGGAGAATCACGGCCCCCGCAAGCGCTCCGGGGCCGGCAGCGGCCCGACCCGCGCCTCAGACCTGCTCGGTCGGGAGGACCACCATCTCCGACACCGCCGTCCGCCGCGGCCGCGTGACGCCGTACGCGATCGCGTCCGCGACGTCCTGCGCCTCCAGCCGGTCGATGCCCCCGAACATCTGCGCCAACGCCTGCTGCATCTCGGGAGAGTTGTGGCCGCGCAACTCGGTGTCCACGGCGCCCGGCTCGACGACGCAGACCCGCACGTGCTGCGGCGCCAGCTCCTGGCGCAGGGCCTCGCTGAAGGCGACCACGCCGAATTTCGTGGCGCAGTACCCCGTGGCCGTGGCCGCGGCCCGGCGGCCCGCCAGGGAGGACACGTTGACGATGTCGGCCACCTGCCGGGGGCCGTCCCCGGCAGCGCTGACGAGGTGCGGCAGGGCCGCGTGGGTGGTGTGCATCAGGGCGGTCAGGTTGACGTCCACCATGCGCTTCCAGTCGGCGAGGGGCGCCTCTGTGGCGTACCCGAGGAGCATCAGGCCCGCATTGTTGACCAGGACGTCGAGGCGCCCGAGCTCCCTGACCGTACGCTCCACCACGCGCGCGGCCTCGGACTCGTCGGCGATGTCGGCGGGCAGGATCAGGGCCGAGCCGCCACCGGCCTCGATCTGGGCCGCCAGTTCCGTGAGCCGCTCCGCGCGCCGGGCGGTGAGCGCTACGGCGGCGCCCCTCCCGGCGAGCGCCAGGGCCGTCGCCCGGCCGATCCCGCTCGAAGCACCGGTCACCAGGGCCACGGTGCCGCGCAGCACGTCGTCCATCGTCCTCACCACTCCCCGCCGGCGCACGACCGTCGTGCACGTCCTCGGACATGCCTTCCGCGCTCGGCGCACGTCGCACGGCCGGGGGCCCGACCCGCCCGGTTCGGCGTAATAGCCGACCAGCACGCTCCGACCCGGCGCAGCTGCGCGGCGCGCCCCGCGGCTCTCAGAGCAGCTCGCGCAGACGGTCGGCCAGCAGGTCCCAGCGCCACTTCTCCTCGACCCAGGCGCGGCCCCGCTCGCCCATGCGGCGGCGCAGCTCCGGGTCCCGGAGCAGGGCGATCACCCGGTCCGCCGCGTCCTCGGGGACCCCGCCCCGGACCACCCAGCCCGTCTCGCCCTCCAGTACGGCGTCCGGCGCCCCGCCCGAGTCGCCCGCGACCACCGGCAGGCCCGTCGCCGAGGCCTCCAGGTAGACGATGCCGAGGCCCTCCACGTCCAGCCCGCCCCGCCGGGTCCGGCAGGGCATCGCGAAGACGTCCCCGGCGCCGTAGTGGGCGGGCAGCTCGGCCCACGGGACGGCGCCCGTGAAGACCACCGAGTCCGCGACCCCCGTGGACGCGGCCAGCGCCCGCAGGTCCGCCTCGTACGGGCCCCCGCCGACCACCAGCAGCACGGCGTCCGGCACCGCGGCCAGGATCCGCGGCATCGCCTCGATCAGCGTGTCCTGCCCCTTGCGCGGGACCAGCCGCGAGACACAGACCACCACCGGCCGGTCCGACAGCCCCAGCCGGGCCCGGACCGCGTCGCCGCCCGACCCCGGGTGGAAGGTCTTCTCGTCCACCCCCGGCGGGAGTTGCACCATCCGCGCCGCCGCCCGGTCCGTCAACGCCGAGGCGATCCGCGAACGCGTGTACTCGCCCAGGTAGGTCAGTGTGTCCGTGCCCTCGCCGATCCGGCGCAGCAGCTGCCGTGCCGCCGGGAGCTGCGCCCAGCCCGCCTCGTGCCCGTGGGTCGTCGCCACGATCCGCTTCGCGCCGGCCCGGCGCAGCGCCGGGCCCATCAGCCCCAGCGGAGCCGCCGCCCCGAACCACACCGACTCGCAGCCGTGTTCGCGCAGCAGCCCGACCGCCCGCCGGGTGACCCGCGGGGTCGGCAGCAGCATCGTCGTCCGGTCGCGCACGACCTGGAACGGCTGCTCGGCATCGAAGGCGGCGGTGGCTTCGCGGCCCTCCGCACCGTGCTTCCAGGTGGAGGCGTAGACGACGATCCGGTCGGGATCCAGCCGCAGCGCCATGTTGTGCAGGAAGGCTTGGATGCCGCCCGGTCGCGGCGGGAAGTCATTGGTCACGATCAGCGTCTTGTGCATCGCCAGCCGACAGTACCGGACGCCCCCGCGCGGCCACCGGCCCAGGCCGCGCCCGCACCGCGCGCAGCCCGTACGGGCCGGCGCCGGCCGGGTCAGGGGGCGGTCAGGTCGTTGCGGAGGGAGGCCTGCCAGGCTGCCGTCAGGGCGGGCGGGTCGGTGTCGGTGGTCTCCCGGAGCGCCACATCCAGCGGTTCGCGGCCCGCCGCCTCGTAGAGCCGGACCAGCGCGGCGTCGCCCCAGCGGGACGCGATCAGTCGGCAGGCCAGCCACGCGCCCTCGTACGCACGGGCCAGCGCCTCCGGGTCGCCGCCGAAGGCGAACGCCCCGTCGGCGGGCAGTGCGCCCGGCAGCTCGCCGCGGCGGACGGCCCGGCCCAGCGCCGGCGCGCCCTGCTGCGGGGTGGTGGTGCCGCCGCGGTACGCAGCCCAGTCGGCGAAGCCCTCGGACAGCCACAGCGGGGTCCGGGCGGAGGTCGCGGCGCGGGTGGCGACGTGCGTGACCTCGTGGGTGAGGATGACCCCGCGGCCCGCGGAGCTGAGTTGCGCCCACCCCTCGGGGTTGACGACGACCCGGTCGGCGGGTGCCTCGGCGGCGCCCACCCGGCCCGTCGTGACGGCCCCCATGCCCCGGTACTCGGCGGCCGGCCGCCCCAACAGCTGCGCCATCCGCTCCAGCGAGCCCGGCACGAGCACCACCACGCGGCCCGCCCACGGCCCCGGCCAGGCGGCGCTCACCGCCGGTACCGCCCGCTCGGCCTCCGCCGCGACCGCGGACAGCGTCCCGGCGTCCTGCCCGCTGCCCAGCACCAGGGAGTGCGCGCCCCGGACCACCGCCACCGGGCCCTGGTCCCACAGCTGGGGTGGTGCGCCCGGTGCGGGCCGGTCCCCGGTGACCCGCCACCGCCCGCCGTCCCGGCTCAGCCGGACCTCGCGCGCCGAACCGGCGGGGGCCGTGTCGTAGCCGGTGAGCCGGTAGTGCAGTTCCGCCCGGGCGGTGGCCTGCGCGCCGCTGCGGCGGACCGCGGAGACCTCGTACGCCCATCCCTCCAGCGGGATCCCGGCGAGCTGTGCGGGCGGCGTCCGCGCCCAAGCGGCGACGGCGTCCCGGACCGCCCGCTCGGCAGTGTCGGGCGCGGCGGGCGCCCCGCACCCCGCGAGCAGCCCGCTCAGCAGGAGCGGCAGTGCGCGTACGAGGAGCCGACGGAGCGGGGACATCCGACGATCGTACGCACGGCCGCGTCAGGGCCGGGTGACGGAGGACACCGGCATCATCCCGACCGGGTCGTAGCGCACCCGCGCCCCCGGGTACGGGGCGTGCACCACCTGGCCGTTGCCGACGTACATGCCGACGTGGCTGGCGTCCGAGCGGTACGTGACCAGGTCGCCGGGCTGCGCCTGCGAGAGCGGGACCTGGCGGCCCGCGTGGCGCTGGGCCTGCGAGGTGCGCGGCAGGGAGACGCCCGCCTGCCGGTACGACCACACCATCAGCCCGGAGCAGTCGAATGCGGAGGGCCCGGTGGAGCCCCAGACGTACGGGCGGCCGACCGCCGACCGGGCGGCCATCACGGCGGTCGCGGCGCGCCCCGAGGACGGGACCGACGCGCCCGGGTCGGGCACGCCCCCCGGCCGGTCGCCCGAGCGTGAGGCCCGCTCGAAGTCGGCCCGCTCCTGCGAGGGCATCGCGTTCAGCAGCCGGCGGGCCGCGGCGAGCTTGGCGGTGACGGCACGCTTCTGGCGGGCCACGTCGGCGCGTACGGCGTCGAGTTCGGCGAGCTTCTGCGAGGCCTCGTGTCGCTGCTGGCCCAGCCGGCGCTGCTCCTTGCGCAGTTCGTCGAGCTGCCGGGCCTGCCGGTCCGTCAACCGGGCGAGCTGGGACGCCCTTTCGAGGTACTCGTCCGGGTCGTTGGAGAGCATCAGCTCGACGGCGGGATCGATGCCGCCGGAGCGGTACTGGGCTCCGGCGAAGGCGCCGAGGACGCCGCGCATGGTGTTGATGCGGTCCTGGCCGCGGGCCAGTGCGTCCTGGGCCCGGTCGATCTCGGTGCGCAGCCCCTCGGCCCGCTCGCCCGCCTTGTTGTAGCGCTCGGTGGCCTGTTCGGCCTCCTCGAAGAGCCGGTCGACCTGGGCGCGGGTGCCGGCCGGGGGCTCCTGCGGCAGGGCCGGGGCCGCGCTCGCCGTCGCGCCCGCCATCGCTACCGCGGCGGTTGCGGCGACGGTGAAGACGGTGACCTTGGTGCTCCGGTCGAGGCTGCCGAGCCCGGTCCGGCGATGGGACGCCACGTGGAACCGCTCCCTTCCGCTGCGCAGGACCGGGTCCGCCCCCCGTGGACGGCCGTGTGCCGGGCTCCGCGCTGGCAGACAGTAACCGCGCGACCACGAACCGACCAACGACCGCCGGGGGCCGCGCACGCCGACGCCCCGCCGGAGACGCAGGTCACCGGCGGGGCGTGTGGTCACAGCGGGGCCGCGGAATTCGCCCGGATGGGCGGTGTGCGGCACGTCTCCCCGGGCCGGGGAGCGCGGGATCAGCCGACGCGGACGCCGAACTGGAAGGGCATGTTCTTCATGGCCTCGTACCGAACGCCGCCGGTCGGGTTGGAGGCGTGGAAGACCTGGCCGTTGCCCGCGTAGAGACCCACGTGGTGCAGGTCGTCGTAGAAGAAGACCAGGTCTCCGGGCTGGAGCTCGCTCATGCCGATGCGCGTGCCGTCGTTGGCCTGCGTGTAGGTCGTGCGGCTGATGTCGACGCCGGCCTGGCCGTAGGCCCACTGGGTCAGGCCCGAGCAGTCCCACGAGTCGGGACCGGTGTCGCCCATGTGGTAGCGGTCGCCCTTCTGGGTCAGCGCGGCGGCAAGGGCGGCCCCGGCCCGCCCCGAGCCCTTCACCGCACCGGGCTTGGCGCCCCCGCCGGCGGCGTCCGCGGCGGCCTGGCCGTCCTTGGCCGCGTCGCTCTTCAGCTGGCTGCGCTCGTCCGCGGTCAGCGTGTTGAGGAGGGCCTGGGCGTCGGCGAGCTTGGCCTGGGCGGCCGCCTTCTTCTCGGCGAGCTCCTTGCGGACGGCTTCGAGGTCGGCGAGCTTGCCGGTGGCCTCCTGGCGCTGCTGCGCGAGGCTGCGCTGCTTGGCCTGGATCTTCGATATCGCCTCGACCTGCTTGCCGCTCAACTGCTGGAGCGTGGAGGCCTTGTCGAGGAAGGCGTCCGGGTCGGCGGACAGTAGCAGCAGCACGGACTGGTCGAGGCCGCCGCCGCGGTACTGGGCGGTCGCCATCGAACCGAGGGTGTTGCGCAGGCTGTTGAGCTCGTCCTGGCCGCGCGCGACCCGGTCCTGGAGCTGCGAGATCTCCTTCTCCAGCTTTTCCTGGCGCTCTTTGGCCCCGTTGAACTTCTCGGTGGCCTGCTCGGACTCCTCGTAGAGGGCGTCGACCTTGCTCTTGACCTCGTCCTTGTTCGGCTTGTCCGGTGCGGCCATGGCCGACTGGGAGGAGAGGGCGACGGCCGCAGTGGCGAGGGCGGTGAGCACGCTCACACGGGTGCGGGTCGGCGGCTTGGGTCGACGGTGGGACGCCACGAACGCGAGCTCCTTTTTCCTGGAGCCGCCGAAGACGGTCGCAAGGCTCGGCAGCGCGCCTCCGTCGTCACCCCGAATGAGTGAACTGCCGCACGAAGGTTTGAGGTGACCCTAGTGACCTCGCTGCGATCAGTTCAAATCCTGTCGGGAAAAACTTCCTCCCCGACCAGGTTCTTTACCTACAGCCCACGCTCCGTACAGGGCACTTGACGGTACGTTCCCTGACGCCCATACCAAATCGGGCATTCCAGCAAGGAGTTA contains these protein-coding regions:
- a CDS encoding DUF5304 domain-containing protein — encoded protein: MSEATDRPTDEDAWAKACAEDLAAEQERRRARQGGADAGTGTAAEELFKLFEAVADKVSGLNNPLLGAAAQGAVRQFVNQAKSAAKPVVERNPEVFDHLAAAGSELLAAYRSAVEGHERRWTRDEPAPGPSDRPSGDHSDPRDEGGSGPAQRIDLD
- a CDS encoding ArsA-related P-loop ATPase yields the protein MHTLLITGPGGAGRTTVAAATALAAARTGQRVLLLSGDPGDPLAALVGEPTGQPVQVAPGLTAVPAGGVLVARVDSGEEFREELVALQERGSALLGMVGARPLGGEELTELPGAEQFALLRALRRAAGAPGVDLVVVDMPPLHQTVATLALPAQLRRYLARLLPAERQAARALRPVLAQLAGVPMPAQWLYEAAARWDEELAAVQAVVESAGTSLRLVAEPGPGADAALRTGLLGLALEQLPVGGIVANRMVPQGSPDPWLAGLAAQQEKYAAQWAGDTPVLALGHLGRDPLGPDDLTRLPGAEALAPGVPAPASPARRAWPVEDRLAGDGVLVWVVALPGAHKGDLDLVRRGDELLLAAGPYRRIVPLPSALRRCTVSGAALADGELRIRFTPDPDLWPRRP
- a CDS encoding SRPBCC family protein; amino-acid sequence: MAEHTSSCITIEAAPADVMAVIADFARYPEWTGEVKEAEVLATDAEGRAEKVRLLLDAGAIKDDHTLAYSWKGADEVSWTLDKSQMLRQLDGSYRLAPLEGGKRTEVTYQLTVDVKIPMLGMIKRKAEKVIIDRALAGLKKRVESTESA
- a CDS encoding metallophosphoesterase; this translates as MGGRKSSTRVHVVSDVHGNAEALARAGDGADALICLGDLVLFLDYADHSRGIFPDLFGVENADRIVELRTARRFDEARDFGRRLWAGLDREQLIEGAVRRQYAEMFAAFPHPTYATYGNVDIPGLWSEYAGPGTTVLDGQRVEIGGRVFGFVGGGLPSPMRTPYEVDEEEYAAKVEALGEVDVLCSHIPPEVPELCYDTVARRFERGSEALLAAIRRTRPRYALFGHVHQPLARRMRIGGTECVNVGHFAATGRPWALEW
- a CDS encoding long-chain fatty acid--CoA ligase, with protein sequence MREFSLPALYEVPSDGNLTDLIRRNAAQHPDTAVMARKVDGRWQDVTATEFLAEVRATAKGLIAAGVRPGDRVALISRTRYEWVLFDFAIWSAGGVTVPVYETSSPEQIQWILGDSGAVAVVVESPGHSAAVASLRDRLPELREVWEIEQGALATLKAAGADVADAEVDARSSLANADDPATIVYTSGTTGRPKGCVLTHRNFFAECGNVVERLSPLFRTGECSVLLFLPAAHVFGRLVEVAAVLAPIRLGCVPDIKNLTDELQSFRPTLILGVPRVFEKVYNSARAKAQADGKGKIFDAAAETAIAYSRALDNPGGPSFGLKLKHKIFSKLVYSKLHTVLGGRGEYAISGGAPLGERLGHFFRGIGFTVLEGYGLTESCAATAFNPWDRTKIGTVGQPLPGSVVRIADDGEVLLHGEHIFKEYWKNETATAEALTDGWFHTGDVGTLDEDGYLAITGRKKELIVTAGGKNVAPAVIEDRIRAHALVAECMVVGDARPFVAALVTIDEEFLGRWAVENGKPAGVTAAELREDADLIAAVQKAVDDGNAAVSKAESVRKFRILPSQFTEESGHITPSLKLKRNVVAKDFADEIEALYRG
- a CDS encoding GMC oxidoreductase; amino-acid sequence: MTPQLTRRHFLGIGALQTAAALGFTRIGLQSAAAAEPPAAQYAPAIVVGSGYGSAVAALRLGQAGVRTVVLEMGRLWNTPGPDGKVFPSTSAPDQRSMWFRTRTEAPLAQFLWLDVVNRNISSYPGVLDRVNYGDMSVYVGRGVGGGSLVNGGMAPTPRRSYFSEVLPQVDADEMYGTYYPRARAALGVNDIDPGWFESTEWYRFARISRKHAQNTGLKTTFVPNVYDFSYMQREAAGTATRSALAGEVIYGNNHGKKSVDKTYLAAAIGTGNVTIETMQRVVGVRQDPAGGYVLTVRTSDLTGKVTQVRELGCNQLFLGAGSLGTTEILLRARERGTLPALSEKVGLGWGHNGNVMTARANHLWDTVGANQATMPALGIDDWDNAANPVFAEIAPLPMGFEHWISMYLAITKNPERGHFTYDAASDSARLNWRRDQNTPSVQAAKCLFDRINRANFTIYRYDLFGDNKNFADNFTYHPLGGCVLGDATDDYGRVKGYQGLYVVDGSLVPGSLGVNPFVTITALAERNMERILADPR
- a CDS encoding SDR family NAD(P)-dependent oxidoreductase, with the protein product MDDVLRGTVALVTGASSGIGRATALALAGRGAAVALTARRAERLTELAAQIEAGGGSALILPADIADESEAARVVERTVRELGRLDVLVNNAGLMLLGYATEAPLADWKRMVDVNLTALMHTTHAALPHLVSAAGDGPRQVADIVNVSSLAGRRAAATATGYCATKFGVVAFSEALRQELAPQHVRVCVVEPGAVDTELRGHNSPEMQQALAQMFGGIDRLEAQDVADAIAYGVTRPRRTAVSEMVVLPTEQV